The Euphorbia lathyris chromosome 2, ddEupLath1.1, whole genome shotgun sequence genome includes a window with the following:
- the LOC136219358 gene encoding F-box/kelch-repeat protein At3g23880-like, producing the protein MAECLPAEVVESILWRLPVESIIKCRCVCKSWYSLISTANFISNHLRNNNNTQTVLHQRKIYDKSEGCLLFFDNQNYFRAMLLHLPHPARLIRIVESCNGLICFSIGRNYVNDNDIVKFVVCNPSIAHFLTISLPQYMVCPVAYNWCIFGFGFDERSRDYKILVIRTHGLVGNGIIYSLNSNSWSAITSPIPTKYRATHDNSVFVNGGFHWSAVERDYNLIMVFDVNGETFGQISLPECLANSEPHNLTVKEFGESSIAVIQQTFMHDNDTDIWVMKEYGCVESWMKLASIGKSWISDARVLGFRNKNEVLISLLVSGHIASQNINSKVVKNMMDVDTCPFTLSLHKYVPSLVLLDKQNYVDVLVAAAPTPTRRKQITKIIM; encoded by the coding sequence ATGGCGGAATGTTTACCAGCAGAAGTAGTGGAATCGATATTGTGGAGGCTGCCTGTTGAGTCCATAATCAAATGCAGGTGCGTCTGTAAATCATGGTATTCTCTCATCTCAACTGCTAATTTCATTTCAAATCATCTTCGCAATAACAATAACACCCAAACTGTTCTGCATCAAAGGAAGATTTATGATAAAAGTGAAGGTTGCTTATTGTTTTTTGACAATCAAAATTACTTCCGCGCCATGTTACTCCATCTTCCTCACCCCGCTAGATTGATTAGAATCGTGGAATCTTGCAATGGTTTAATCTGCTTCTCTATTGGTCGAAATTATGTTAATGATAATGACATTGTTAAGTTCGTCGTCTGTAACCCTTCAATTGCACATTTTCTGACAATTTCTCTGCCCCAATACATGGTTTGTCCAGTAGCTTATAATTGGTGTATTTTTGGCTTCGGATTTGATGAAAGGAGCCGGGATTACAAAATCTTAGTTATTAGAACTCATGGTTTGGTTGGTAATGGTATTATTTACTCACTTAATTCGAATTCTTGGAGCGCTATCACTTCTCCTATCCCCACCAAATATAGGGCTACGCACGACAATTCAGTTTTTGTGAATGGGGGGTTTCATTGGTCTGCTGTCGAGCGTGATTATAACTTGATTATGGTGTTTGATGTGAATGGTGAGACTTTTGGCCAGATTTCATTGCCTGAATGTTTGGCAAATTCTGAACCGCATAATCTCACTGTTAAGGAATTTGGGGAATCATCAATTGCTGTTATTCAACAAACTTTTATGCATGATAATGATACTGATATATGGGTGATGAAAGAATATGGTTGTGTGGAATCATGGATGAAGTTAGCAAGTATAGGTAAAAGTTGGATAAGCGATGCAAGAGTGTTGGGGTTTAGAAATAAGAATGAAGTGCTTATTAGTTTATTAGTAAGTGGACACATTGCTTCACAAAATATTAACAGTAAAGTGGTTAAGAATATGATGGATGTGGATACGTGTCCATTTACATTGAGTTTGCATAAATATGTGCCTAGCCTTGTTCTActggataaacaaaactatgTTGATGTTCTTGTTGCTGCTGCTCCAACTCCAACTCGTAGAAAGCAGATTACTAAAATTATCATGTAG